The nucleotide window AACCCTAGAAAATCTCCCTAACTGCCCCTTGCCTCagtctcatctgtaaatggggataatattacCTGCCCCTAAGTTGTTGTCAAGATTCAGTGACATAATATATGGACAAGGCTTGTACAGTCTTTACAAAAAGATGGAGACGTAGAGAATGGACATcagagggggtggggatgggggacgaactgggagactgggattgccgtacatacactaccatgtgtaaaaccgagagctagcgggaagctgcttCGCAGCACAGGAGCTTAGctcagcgctctgtgatgacctggagggatgggatggggcggtgggaaggaggttcaagactGAGCGtaaatgtgtatacacacacacacacacacacacacacacacacacacacacacacatatagctgattcactttgctatacagcagaaactaacaacattgtaaagcaattatattccaataaaaaatttttaaaataataaaatatcaattggagtataattaatattataaatataaacatatttatttatatagatataaataaataaaatgtaatttgtgTTTCCAGGTTTGTGTTCATCCTTTGACAACTTAAGGGGTATCTACAGAGAAAGCGTCATTTCTCAAAACAAAGATCCCCATCTGGACCTGGGGGCACCAGCAAGCTGTAAATGGTGGCTTCTCACCAGTTCCCATGAGGCCCAGGGACTGGGGTACCCCTGAAGATGGAGGCAGGCTCCTGCTTACCGAGGATGATGACGGGAATGACGTTTCTGCTCAGAATGCTATTCATTGAAAGCCTTACTTGGAGCAAACGAGGGAATAACTAGAAAATGAGAGAGACAAATCATTATTGCATGGGACCAGCAGAGAGCTAGTGTCAGCTTAGTTTCTGTTATAGGGCAAGACCCTGCAAGTTGTCTCCTCATATTTCTTGTTTTAATTCCTGCGACACTGAAGAGTTCTCCCTGATCATCAGAGGAACACTTGGAGACTTAGGCTACAGAACATGTCCAGAGTCACTAAGATGTTAAGGATTTGAGCCAAGATGTGAACCCAGGCTCACCAGACTCTGAAGTCTACATTTTCACTCATTACAGTATCCTGACATTGAAAGCAACACACAATTTGTGTAACATGTTTACAAACATGacattattctttttttggtTGCATAGCGCtgcatatgggattttagttccctgaccagggatcaaacctacaccccctgcagtggaagttcagagtcttaaccactggaccaccagtgaagtcccctgaattaatttttttaagaaagataacAGTACTGAGTCCATGCCTAgaaacttaggggaaaaaaaaatcacataattttGGGGTTATAGGATTACAGGTaactttgattttcttctttatgtcttAATCGTACTTTCTAAATTCAGTTAGAACATAAAGTTTTGATTCTGAGGAGTAAAAGAtttgacacattttaaaaatacatacgcCCAAAAAAGTTGAAGACACAATCACTCCTGCTCCTAGTAATAAGCTCTCATATGCACGACGATCCTAGGGAAAAACAAAGGTTCATATTTAGCAAATAGCACAGTTTTACCCAGAAAAGATAATtccaacaaacacacaaaatcacCAAAAGAAAGACTGTGAAACTGCATGGCCTCTGGGCTTCGTACTACTCACATAGCTTGCATTTCCATTGACGATGTTGAAGACTGTACTGTAGGTGTAGAAGGAAGCCTGCAGGGAGACAGAGGTGAACACGTCACATTTTGGTTTCaagtgtaacaaattcaataattcTGAAGTAGAAAGAATTGCTACCTGAGGTAAGATCATGGACTTCAGATTTTTCACTGGGAGCATCGACAGAAATAGCTGTAAAGAAAGTAAAGCAGATACagactactatatatgaaataaacaaggacctactgtgtagtacagggaactatacccaagatcttgcaataacctacaatggaaaagaatctgaaaaagaatacatatacaatgaatcactctgctgtaaacctgaaacactgtaaatgaagtatacttcaattaaagaaaataaagcagagctGAGAGTgtcttgggggcggggagggaaggCTTGCGGTACACAGAATCTCCCCAGGAAGATGTGGAACAGTCCCCAAGAGTGGGGCAAGAAGCAGATGTGGATGCTGGGGGCAAGTGGCCAGTGGCCAGATGGTGTTGGACGGGCCCCCATGGGCAGTGAGAGCTCGGGGcggtggctgggggtggggctcacAGTGGTCCCTGTCTCCAGATGTGCAATCGAGCAGGGTGGCTGAGAAgcatcattttaatttattttaaattaaatttgcaGGCAGCAGACCAGTGCTGTCACTTAGTAAGCATGCCTCACGAAAGCCAAGGTGGACAGCCTCACTGGGGGTGATTCCGGGTCCCAGGGGAGGGCCTGCCTGATTGGGGAGGGGGGAGCTTGGGGAGAGGAGGTGACAGCCAGTGATATGGGCCTGTGCCACAGAGTATGTCCTAACTCATCAACCTTCCCCTTAGCGCTTGGCACATGGTGGGTATTCAGAGAAAGGGTTACCTTGTGACATTGTGTATCCTCAACAGGCCCTGATGCCCGGGAGGATAAGTAGGGGTGGGGTGTGGACAAGGGTCAGAGGTGAGAGGTCCTAAGCATCTATCAGGCAGTCACGGGACAGGGTCCCAGAGCTTAGGAGATGGATGGACGTCCTCCTGACCCCTTGGCTTCTTAGTGGTGAATGGCAGCTTACTCACCGTGGGCGCCGTGAAAGGCAGGAGAGCTGGTGAAAAAGACGAGAGGGTCAGTGACGGCAGAGAGGGTGGAAAACTGCCCACCCTGAAGCCTCTTCTCAGGCACGGGAGTCAAAGGATATTTTTTATGCACTtttctttctaataaaaataataactacctcggagaaggcaaccccactccagtactcttgcctggaaaatcccacggacagaggagcctggtaggctgcagtccatggggtcgctaagagttggacacgactgagcgacttcactttcacttttcactttcatgcattagagaaggaaacggcaacccactcgtgttcttgcctggagaatcccagggacgagggagcctggtgggctgccgtctatggggtcacacagagtcctacacgactgaagtgacttagcagcagcctaaGGCAAAACTTAAAACCAGCACAGCAGAGGAAGACCtgaccaggctttctctcattGAGGGTAAACGGTCACTTGTTGCAAGTCTTTGTTCATCCTTCCAGGTGAATTCAATCCATCTGTGACACTGTGGCTTATAATAAGACATATGTATTTGGTCTTCATCCCTATTCCTGGCACAGAGATCCTAAAACCCTTGAAATTTCCGAAGTGAGAAGGGGGATAAAGGTGAAAGGAGTgtctcttattctttttttttttttaatttatttggctgtaccaggtcttagctgcggcacacaggatctagttccctggtgaaggattgaacctgggccccctgtgttgatagcatggagtcttagccactggaccaagtGCCTCTCATTCTTCAAAGCAAGCCCCTTTCAACCACACCTGAGATAATGTCAATGTGGTGACTTTGGGAAAGCACCGAAGgagggggctggttgccaggggaaccaaccACATGACTTGGCGGGAGGCAAGGTTTTCTAAAGTTACAAACCACTTATGAAAATTAGAATCAACTCACCTGCAGGTCGAAAAGGACCAGGGATTAGTCTGCTATTGTCAGGATGCACTGTGGACTTCAGAAGGGTAAACACAAAGGTGAGTCTGATGTTTGGTTTTGTTATTTTAGGCTAAAAATTAGGATGGGGCTGAAACTTACAAGACTTCTCTTCCAAGCTTCTTGTATCTAAAAAGAGAAAGACCAAGCAATAGCTTTTAAAGGTGGCTCAGCAGACAAAATAGCTCCTCTCCAGTTTCATTTCTGGTACCACCTTTGCTCCACCTTTCAGAGTGGAGGGTGAACTGTTTTCTACCACGAGGGGCAGAGCAGATCAAAACAAGTAAATCAAATGAATGAACTAACAAGAAGCAAAAATAAGAGCCACACAAAAAtgaccaaaacattaaaaagccCCCCAAGCCTGTGACCTTGGAGAGGCCAACATCTAACTCGCCCCTTGGGGGAGTCCCTGAACGCAGCCAGCCTCCCCCGGCTCAGAGAGGAGCAGGCTGCATGCACACCATGCCATTAGCCAAGTCACTGTAACAAAGCCAGGTGTGAGTTCAGAGGCCCCAACAAGTTCTTAGAAAAACCAAGTTAAACATGCGAGCTTTCCGCAGGCTGCCTCAAGGGATTTATGTTTGTGGGCTCTGGAAAGCCCCATTCGCTGCAAGGTAGATAACAAACACTGGGCTTAAGACTTTGGGCAGGGGCTGTAACCCCGCCCCGTAACACTGCTTCTAACAGGGAGCAGATTCTGACTTCAGAGGCCTGCCAGAATTCTGGAATTTGCCATGGGGCTCAGGAGTCAGCTACAGAGAACACCTATAGCAGGTACTGCAACTGCCAATCTCTGTTGCACAGGAGGAACctatgcttttttccccttaatactAGTTCCTAACAGTCATATCTCATATTCATTTAGCTTACAAGAAGGAGTcctaactatattttaaaagctaaCCCAACTGAGTAGTGTTTATGAAGACAAAATCCCACCTGAGTTCAGACCATGCAGTTGGAATTACCTGAATACAGCCAAGCCCAGCCTTGAGCCAGGCACACCTGGGAACAAGAAACATACCCTTTTGTCCTCCAGGTCACCTCTGGATGCATCTTCATTTGTTAACAACAGTTGCCtcgatttttctattttttcctacaATTAGATATAAAGAAATCAAGCAATGATCTCAACTTCAGATTTATCCACAGACTGAAGAATCACATGCTTACTAACacctgattttaattttttttttttttttgacttctccaagaggcttgcaggatcttaattcttgatcagggattgaacccacactcagTATTCCACTGCATgaatataccattttatatttctctatttCCCTACTGATGTGCATTCagcttgtttcttatttttctctattatgaACAAAATGACAGGGAACATTTATTTGAGCACAAAGATGGGAGTGTCCCTGTGGATCTGGCTGAAAGTGTCATTGCCGGTCTATCATGAAgggtttctcttcctcttcatccCTCAGCCACACCTGGTTCaaactctcatctttcacttaaaCAATTGAGTCATCACCTGACATGATCATAGTCTGGGTCCCTCTGGTTACTCACATGGCTAAGTAAAAATCCCTCTTGTCTGAAAGATACATAAGAACTGCCTGGTTCCCCTGAGTTAAAAGACCCAGTAACTGGGTGAGCTGGCCCCTGTCCCCCTCCCCTCTGCTTACAGTCCTGTCTTCCTGACAGCTCCTCCCtggcccaccctccctccctcccagccttCTTTTAACAGCCTCCCCCAATTCCCTGCCACAGCCTGCCTTTGGAGCCCTGGGTCAAGGTCTGTGACTAGCTTTGCTAGTCTCTCCTCCATTACCAGGGAGGTTTGTTTTGATTCCCTTTGAAACCACCAGCACCAGGCCCAGTGTTAtgttggttgttgtttagtcaataagttgtgtccaactcttttgtggccccatggactgtagccctccaggctcctctgaccatgggatttcctaggcaagaatactggagtgggttgccatttccttctccaggggatcttccaaacccaggaattgaacctgtgtctcctacattgcaggcagattgtctaCCACTGAGTCATTCACCCAGGAAGCCAGGATTTGGTACTACCTGTTAAATGGATGTCTGTTTTTATGTAGCAAACTTCCAATCTCACAAGTTCATTCACAAGGAGTAAaaacatgataatatacatggaTTCTGCTATCTCAACTGCTTTGAAAAGGGAGATACAACCTTCACATTTCAGAATAAAACCGGAAATTCACTattttgaaaacaagaaaatactTACAATGGAAAGGACCAAATTCGTAGGATCCAGCAATTCTGTCCACTGAAGAAATCTTTGAATAAAAGACTTAAAAGGGGCAGGAGCACCAGAGAGGTGAATGgcagcagaaaaacaaaaacaggtaatAATAACAGTTAACATTTTCAGAACCTCATAGGGCCTTCTCTTTGCAGCATCTCCTAGAATCCTCACAACATCCCCATCTTACAGGTGAAGACACTGAAGCTTCCAAGGGCTCATGAATGTACTCAAGGAAGCCCAACCAGGAAATGACCCAGTGGCCTGTGCTCTTCACTTCAAATTGCTCTTGAGGATTAAAAGCCCAGACTTTAGAGTCAAATAGAGTCAAATGTTCACTCCCCACATATCACCTTGAAGCACTGCCTAGAAAGGTGTTAGAACCTGTTTCTTCACACCCCTCGGGTGATTATAAGGCTTGCAtcgttgcaaccctatggactgtagcctgccaggctcctctgtccatgggattctccaggcaagaatactggagtgggttgccatttcctcctccaggggatctttgcgacccagagattgaaccgaaGTTTCCTGCACTGctgtggattctctaccagcgtTACCTGGAAAGCCTGGTTATAAGGCTTAACTCCAGTCATAAAGAACTGGACTCTCCAGTAAAGGCTGAATAAAGGCAGTTTGGTTCACATATGGAGAAAGGAGGCTTGGTTTGCTTCCCAAAGCCCGCAGACTTTGCAGTGACTCCCTCTTTGAGACCTGCCTCTGCtaggagtccctggtggctcagaggttgaagTGTCTGCTtgggatgcaggagacctgggttcgatcccctagggaaggaaaatggcatggagggaggagcctggctacagtccatggggtcacaaagagtcggacacgactgagagacttcactttcacttcctgctAAGACAGCTTGAGTTCCTTGTCCTTGACTTTCCCACCTAAGAGAACAGAGCTAAGCTCTACTCAAGGTCAAGGATGAATGAGAACACTCTGGAAACATGCTGTCCAATTAACCACATGTGGCCGGGCCAATTTGAGATGTGCTGTATGTGGAAACCATACACAAAAGACTTCTAGAGAAAAGGATGTAAGAAATCGCATTCACAATTGTTTATAtcgattacatgttgaaatgttaatattttgtttctaCTGGGCTAAATGcaatatgttattaaaattacAAGGTAAaaagtcatatatatttttttaatgtgactactagaaaatttgGAATTACCCACGTGGCTCCATCCTATTTCTATTGGACAGCGCCTCCGGGCCACTGCCTGGAGGCGGGGCTTCCCACAGCCCGTCATCTCACAGTCCGGTGGCCGAGCCTATAGACTCCTGGGGAGCTCCTGGGGAGGACCTGTTTTTGTGCTTCTCCAACCTGGTGCTCAGCAATAGCCTGGGCAGCAGAAGCAGACCCCTGAGGGGTGGGGAGTGACTTCTGGTTCGTGCGATCTGCAGGGTGACACTGTGTTACCCTCCCTAGCCAAGTCTGCGGCAGAGGCCACGCACGCTAACCGCCGTGGCCGTCGGCATCCTGCAAGCCTggctttcccttcccctccccgggGTCTGAGAGGGGAAGGCGGGTGCTGCGACCACGTGGCCTGCTCAAGGTCACGGCGGCCAGCGACGACTCCAGGCCGCGCGGCTcgcgccctccccgcccccagctgcGCCGGGCCCGGGCCGTACTTGGCGTTCGGTGATCCAGAAGCGCACGTTGGGTTCCATGCGGTCGGCGGCGCCGCTGCACCCTGGAAGCCGCCCGGCCTCCGGcgcttcttcctcctcttccggGTTCCTCTTCCTGGGACCTTAAGAGCTGCCAGGAAAGGCCGCGGCGGCCGGGCCTGGCGGGGAGGAGGAGCCCGGCGGCGAGCTCCGCCCCGGGCGCGCGCGCGTCCCCTGTCCCGGCTCCCGGCTTCCAGGCCCGCGCGCCCTCGGCTCCTCAGTACCGCGTGCGCTCTGTTCCCGCTCCTGGGTTCCTGCACCCCTGCTGTCGCCTGGAGCCCACCTTCCTCATAGGCCAGGTCTTCCCAACCTTGTTCCTTACTTTCAGGTAGGCTGGCCGCCTCCAGGCCTAGACGGGGCACCTATGTAACCCCCATATCACGGGACCTACAGCGAAGATCCGATCTGGGGCGCGTGGCACCTTCCACAGCCTCACCCTGCACTCCTGCAGCGTCTGACCGTCTCGAGCACAGGTTTTTTTTTACCCACGGAAATCCCTTTGATTGCACGGGATGTAGGGTAGGACTACATAATTTGTGCGGCCCAGTGGTACCTCTTTTTCGAATTTTCGGAAGTCGACTTgagagcattaaaccaagccCCGGGGCCCTTCTAAGTTCCCTAGCCCTGCCTCCCAGGCAGTGTCTCTGCCCAAGGGCTTTCCCCTTGCTCTGGGGCAAATCCAGTTTCTTCTGTTGAACTTGAGAACAGGTGAAGTgacatgaagtgaagtcgctcagtcgtgtccgactctttgcgaccccatggatggtagcctacgggtctcctccgtccatgggattttccaggcaagagtgcaggTAGAGACACTTGTGGAGGAAAATGTGCCTTCCTTCTGCCTCCATCCAATTCCGCAGCACTGGGGTGTGTGAGGGTTATGTGTGTTTGTGGAAGGCTGGATGTTGAGGGTGTTCAGGGGGCTCCTCAGGAGTCCTAGGTTAGCGACCTGGTGCCATGGAATACTTGGTTGTGAGACCCTGGTCAAGTCAGTATCTTCAAGTctactttctcatctgtaaaatgatgacaataattgtatctgttgtgtttttgttgtcgGTCCAATGAGATAAGACATGTGAAAGCCCTAGCAGTGCTGGGTCCATAGGACGTGCTCAGTCTGGACCACTTGCAGCCAGTTGGCCTTTGCCCTCCCTTTGACTTCCCCTCCTGGAATATGAGAGTAGTTCATGGTTTTCTTCAGGCCCATGTGGCCTCTCAGCTCCCACAGGTCACTTTTTCTTATCTCCAAGacttcatctcctcctccaggaagactttCTTGATGCCCATAGCCAGGTAAGGGGTCCCCCTCCTCAGAGTTCCCCGGAATGCATCTATCGCACCGAAGTATTTAGCACATCTGTATTATCCTGCTGGCTCTACTCCAAGTATGTCACAAATCCAGCCCAGCTGACCTGCTTTCCTCTCTGCACTGTTATGGGGTCTAGTCTTAACCAAGGAGCCAGAGTGATCCTCTAAGAACAAGATGATGTAACTCTTCTCAAAACTTTTCTGCCATTTCCCATCTCAGAATAGAATCCGAAGTCCTTAGCTTGCCCATAAAGCACTCTGGGCTCCCCATTaccattctcctccttcacaggTCCGGTCACATGGTCCTTCTTCACCCACCCCAAGTCCActcttgcctcagggcctttgcacctgtcATTCGCTTTGCCTAGAACCTTTTTATCCCTGCAACTCCCTCACCTCCTACATGTTTTATCTTATTTGACACCAAAACCCTAAGGTAGGTACAATTACAGTGCTCATTTTGCATGAGAAAACAGACCTGGAGAGATTGATTCCTTGAAACCCTATTAAAATACCTGCACGTCTCTGCTCTAGTCCCTTGTTCCACTTTATTGTCCTTCCAGACATTTTATGTAATGTTACTGTTTATTCCCTCTACAATGTAAGTGCAAAAAGGAAGAGTTATATCTTTTTTGTTCATTCTGCCTCCAAAATAGTACCTAGCATATAGTAGGCACTCCAGGatttgactgtagcctgccaggctcctcagcccatggaattctccaggcaagaataccggagtgggtagtcattcccttctctaggggatctttccaacccagggactgaacctacatctcccacattataggcagattctttaccatctgagccactagggaaaccgtTGAAATGAATAAATGCTTCCATATTTCTTTTGTCCAGTTCCTTGGATGTGGAGCCAgcatcttattcatctttgtagccAGTGaattaaatgctcaataaatgtctgttgatataatcagagaaggaaaactaGAGAGCCCCACAATGTAAGTAAGCTGAAGCAAGAATTAATGGTGTTAAAAAtccaagtattttaaaatgtttattttttattatattttttacatgaaacacttcaagaaagaaaataattacaataattcAAATTCATGAATGATTCAAATTCATACTGCAATCCCTGGATTCAATAAATATCCTTTCTAATTATGCCCAATCAATATTAGAAATGTATGCAGACACTAAGTCAGCTAACAAAGTAAGCAAAATAACTATATAAACTATAAATCTCAGGAATGGGGAACATGCATGATCAGTTAAGTCACTTTGccactgtgttttttttaaaaaaacatgattCACATTTCCTTCAACCATACATTCATTGCCAAGTGTTAAATTAGACCACTGATACTAACAACTTAAAACTatgttctttaaagaaaattcagtttAATACAAAGAAATTCAAGAGGAAAATTTCAGGACCCTTGATCAGAAGTTTTCAATACCTGTCATACTACTCTGGTATACACAAAGGTTCAAGTAAGGCTGAGGAAAGAGAtctgtttccttttcccattGAAGACATGATTCAAGAAACAGCTGAACTACATACACACTCTGTAGAAACTAGCCATCCATCCACACCTTGCCTTGGACTCATGACATTAgtaactgaaaacattttaaaagccttGGCCAacattacaaaaacaaaacatttagagTAATACTATTTATGAATATAAGCATCattgggtttgggtttttttgcctGCTATAAATACTAATCTTTGAAAAGCTACAAGTGAGTTCCCACTGTGGTTCTTTTCTGGTGTGGGAAGCTGCAGGTGTGCATGGGACGGTCTACTGATTTACCTTCTCAAAATATTCTCTGGAAGCAGTTGGATGGGGCTTGAtctgaaaatacaaaaacatttcACTGTAAGTGACTTCATGATCTCAAAAGGGAGCCGAAGGACCCCAATTTTTAACCTACAgttctttaacttttaaaagattgGTCTGTTTCCTTTAAAATACATGGATGAAACTGACATGAACAGCATTCCTGGGGCCTGGTCCCACCCCCCACCTGCAGCAGCTTCACGCATTTGCACACCACCTCCACCCTTGCTCCAGCGTGGATATTCCAGGCCAGCAGCCCTTGAGGCAGTGAGGACCTGGGACCCTCTTGGCTGGGCTCCCATTGCTTTTGGGAAAGAAACCTACTGTAGGAGACTCGGGTGTCCAGTTGGCTGGGCAGACTTCTCCATGGGTTTCCACAAACTGGAACGCCTTCACCAAGCGGAGGGTCTCTTCCACGCTTCGGCCCACTGGGAGATCATTAACGCTCAGATGCTTGATGACTCCATTGGGGTCAATTATGAAGAGACCGCTGCATAAAGATTCATCCTCATCAGAACATCAACATTACCAGAGCTAGAAAGACTCTACTTCTACTCTGCCTTTAATTCTCCTTGATAGAGCATTTATTAAACTCTATCATGTGCTTAAAAACCAGGTTTTCCTTGTACGGAAAGCTTATCATCTCTTACTGATGACAGATGCTTTAACAAAGATACAACTGGACTAGGCCACCACGGAAAACAGGCAGTGTGTTCACATTCACAGATTTGACCGGGATGTCTCACAGTATCTGAAGGTCCCTGAACTACACAGAGCAAAGACTTCTCGTTAGTGATGCAGTAAGCATTCTTTGGGCAGCTGTATCAAATCTTGGCAAGAAACCATAGGCGATTGAGAAGGGACAGAGACGTATTTTATCTGTATTCTATAAATACATATGAGTGAATTGAG belongs to Capricornis sumatraensis isolate serow.1 chromosome 23, serow.2, whole genome shotgun sequence and includes:
- the SFXN4 gene encoding sideroflexin-4 isoform X1, translated to MEPNVRFWITERQSFIQRFLQWTELLDPTNLVLSIEKIEKSRQLLLTNEDASRGDLEDKRIQEAWKRSLSTVHPDNSRLIPGPFRPAALLPFTAPTLFLSMLPVKNLKSMILPQASFYTYSTVFNIVNGNASYDRRAYESLLLGAGVIVSSTFLGLFPRLLQVRLSMNSILSRNVIPVIILAQLSGMNVIASRSLEPVRGIEVMDKEGNVIGYSRKAGTKAVKDTATSRVVLFGTSAFIPEVFAYFFKRTQFFLQNPWSLWTLKLSCTILVMGLMVPVSFSVFPQIGRIQCSELEKEIQSATKETELFYNRGV
- the SFXN4 gene encoding sideroflexin-4 isoform X2, with amino-acid sequence MEPNVRFWITERQEKIEKSRQLLLTNEDASRGDLEDKRIQEAWKRSLSTVHPDNSRLIPGPFRPAALLPFTAPTLFLSMLPVKNLKSMILPQASFYTYSTVFNIVNGNASYDRRAYESLLLGAGVIVSSTFLGLFPRLLQVRLSMNSILSRNVIPVIILAQLSGMNVIASRSLEPVRGIEVMDKEGNVIGYSRKAGTKAVKDTATSRVVLFGTSAFIPEVFAYFFKRTQFFLQNPWSLWTLKLSCTILVMGLMVPVSFSVFPQIGRIQCSELEKEIQSATKETELFYNRGV